One genomic region from Nocardioides plantarum encodes:
- a CDS encoding AMP-binding protein codes for MPDPMIDDLLPRLLATPHEPAFVSARRTRVTRGALAARALAVAADLHRRGLGDGDTVALAVRPGPAALAVVLACLRLRVRVALVDPAVPPDLLTARLRAADALLVVADPWVRAAAGWGAPVARRAGLRIAPLDAIAPVAVLPRRLPDGTSPDRSGGAAEALVIFTSGTTGDPRAVVHTTASLSAGLASVTELADVTAGRPVVGSTFFAMAPALLAGAPVATRARRRTIEALAPQLTYVTPPQARDLLADGTRLTGRVFAGSAPVSARLLERLTDAGAQQAWGVYAMTEAFPVAAVDSRAKAAYVREGGPGDLVGDLVPGMTARADADGQVVVAGAGTAARYLGGPPLDEVATGDRGTVSGRRVVLHGRLKDMVLRGAENIYPGLHEPSLQVPGVAQALLVGVPGHDLDERLVLVVEPEPGVTEADVRRLLRAPVAALGRARPDEVVVAPIPTSGRSRKPDRAATVRMLT; via the coding sequence ATGCCGGACCCGATGATCGACGACCTGCTGCCGCGGCTGCTGGCGACCCCGCACGAGCCGGCGTTCGTGTCGGCGCGACGCACCCGCGTCACCCGGGGCGCCCTGGCCGCCCGGGCGCTCGCCGTCGCGGCCGACCTGCATCGCCGGGGGCTGGGGGACGGCGACACGGTGGCTCTCGCCGTACGCCCCGGGCCGGCGGCGCTGGCCGTCGTGCTGGCCTGCCTGCGTCTGCGGGTGCGGGTCGCGCTGGTCGACCCCGCCGTCCCGCCCGACCTGCTGACCGCACGGCTCCGGGCCGCCGACGCCCTGCTCGTCGTGGCCGACCCGTGGGTGCGCGCCGCCGCCGGCTGGGGCGCGCCGGTCGCCCGCCGCGCCGGGCTGCGCATCGCGCCGCTCGACGCGATCGCCCCGGTCGCCGTGCTGCCCCGCCGGCTCCCGGACGGTACGTCGCCCGACCGCTCCGGGGGTGCCGCCGAGGCGCTGGTCATCTTCACCTCCGGCACGACCGGCGACCCGCGCGCCGTCGTCCACACGACCGCGTCGCTCTCCGCCGGGCTGGCGTCGGTCACCGAGCTGGCCGACGTCACTGCGGGCCGGCCGGTCGTCGGCAGCACGTTCTTCGCGATGGCCCCGGCCCTGCTCGCCGGTGCGCCGGTCGCGACCCGGGCCCGCCGCCGGACGATCGAGGCGCTGGCCCCTCAGCTCACCTACGTGACGCCACCCCAGGCGCGTGACCTGCTCGCCGATGGCACGCGCCTCACCGGGCGCGTCTTCGCCGGCTCCGCACCCGTGTCCGCCCGGCTGCTCGAACGGCTCACCGACGCGGGAGCCCAGCAGGCGTGGGGTGTCTACGCGATGACCGAGGCGTTCCCGGTGGCCGCGGTCGACTCCCGGGCCAAGGCGGCGTACGTGCGCGAGGGCGGCCCCGGCGACCTCGTCGGCGACCTCGTGCCCGGCATGACGGCGCGAGCCGACGCCGACGGCCAGGTCGTCGTGGCGGGTGCCGGTACGGCGGCCCGCTACCTCGGCGGGCCGCCGCTCGACGAGGTGGCCACCGGCGACCGCGGCACCGTCTCCGGTCGCCGCGTCGTCCTGCACGGGCGGCTCAAGGACATGGTGCTGCGCGGCGCCGAGAACATCTATCCCGGTCTGCACGAGCCCTCCCTCCAGGTGCCCGGCGTCGCCCAGGCCCTCCTGGTCGGGGTGCCCGGCCACGACCTCGACGAACGGCTGGTGCTGGTGGTCGAGCCCGAGCCCGGCGTCACCGAGGCCGACGTGCGCCGGCTGCTGCGGGCCCCGGTCGCCGCGCTGGGTCGCGCCCGTCCCGACGAGGTCGTCGTCGCCCCGATCCCGACCAGCGGCCGGTCGCGCAAGCCCGACCGCGCCGCGACCGTCAGGATGCTGACGTGA
- a CDS encoding glycosyltransferase yields MDLWIIVPAYDEEATLPQTLAALAAQTDVDVTLVVVDNGSRDRTGAIAREFARTVPFVVHVLEEPEKGVGCAVDTGFRAAIAGGATHLARTDADCLPRRDWVAEVRAGFADGAELVCGHLVARRDENGVLARAAFRGMVVGAALFGRYRAKNRGADYLVPYQMHAGNNMAVTADLYERCGGMPRLPSPTDRTFLNRVRRCTTAIQQRRTMVSENSMRRIDAYGVVGAARWYLDQGPGRLTPDPR; encoded by the coding sequence ATGGACCTCTGGATCATCGTCCCGGCGTACGACGAGGAGGCGACGCTCCCGCAGACGCTCGCCGCGCTCGCCGCCCAGACCGACGTCGACGTCACCCTGGTCGTCGTCGACAACGGCTCGCGTGACCGCACCGGTGCGATCGCGCGCGAGTTCGCACGGACCGTCCCGTTCGTCGTGCACGTGCTCGAGGAGCCCGAGAAGGGGGTGGGGTGCGCCGTCGACACCGGCTTCCGTGCGGCGATCGCCGGTGGCGCCACCCACCTGGCCCGCACCGACGCCGACTGCCTGCCGCGTCGCGACTGGGTCGCCGAGGTCAGGGCCGGGTTCGCCGACGGGGCCGAGCTCGTCTGCGGTCACCTCGTCGCCCGGCGCGACGAGAACGGCGTGCTGGCCCGCGCGGCCTTCCGCGGCATGGTCGTCGGGGCCGCGCTGTTCGGCCGCTACCGCGCCAAGAACCGGGGTGCCGACTACCTCGTGCCCTACCAGATGCACGCGGGCAACAACATGGCCGTCACCGCCGACCTCTACGAGCGGTGCGGCGGGATGCCGAGGCTGCCCTCGCCCACCGACCGCACCTTCCTCAACCGCGTCCGCCGTTGCACGACGGCGATCCAGCAGCGCCGCACGATGGTCTCCGAGAACTCCATGCGCCGTATCGATGCGTACGGCGTCGTGGGCGCCGCGCGCTGGTACCTCGACCAGGGGCCGGGCCGGCTGACGCCCGACCCGCGCTGA